A genome region from Methylorubrum populi includes the following:
- a CDS encoding efflux RND transporter permease subunit, with protein sequence MNLSEPFIRRPVATTLLTVGLLLAGLFAYVRLPVAPLPQVDFPVILVQAQMAGASPETMATTVAAPLERRLGAIADVNEMTSTSSTGTVRIVLLFGLNRDIDGAARDVQAAINAARADLPTSLRTNPTYRKFNPADAPILILGLTSDTLTPGQLYDSAATVVQQRMSQVEGVGNVDIGGSSLPAVRVELDPTALFHYGIGLEGIRAGLASANANSPKGDIVAGARRYQLYANDQGRQASDYRDIVVAYRNGAAVRLADVGEVVDSVEDKRNLGLVDGKPGVILFIYKQPGSNVVETVERVRAAIPQVKAALPGDIDLNISGDRSATIRASLATTEETLLIAVGLVVFVVFIFLRSWRATLIPAVAVPISIIGTFAAMWLLGYSLDILSLMALIIATGFVVDDAIVVLENIQRHIEAGTPRVEAALLGAREVGFTVVSMSLSLIAVFLPILLMGGIVGRLFQEFAVTLSLAILVSLVLSLTTTPMMCALLLKPEAQIYGGKRPNILLRILEGGFDALLAGYERTLRIALHHRRLTALSVFAAIGLTVYGYVIVPKGFFPDQDTGQLMGGIQADQRISFQSMKDKLERASAIVQADPAVESIVGFTGGRGTNSANVFVGLKPLGKRDSIETVMGRLRPKLAQVAGARLFLFPRQDLKMGGRQSFAQYQYTLQGDTAEELYAASPKLLQALQKRTDIFADVTSDQQEGGLESRLVIDRPTAFRYGITPDQIDNTLYDAFGQRQVSTIYNPLNQYHVVMEIAPRYLQNPEVLKTIYVSTTGGRARGSATTNAVAGTVSGGGTTTGSTASVSGTAATDTAASLAADSARNAAANAIAASWGGASSSAPVSSAKETMVPLSAFAHFETGNAPVQVSHQGLFVATTISFNLVPGKSLSDATAVIDRTMLDLQLPQTIHGEFAGAAKSYQESASRQPLLILAALLAVYAVLGILYESYVHPVTILSTLPSAGIGAIVALLATGTEFTIIALIAVFLLIGIVKKNAILMIDFALDAERSRGLAPGEAIFEACILRFRPIMMTTLAALLGAAPLIIAGGEGAELRRPLGTAIVGGLIVSQILTLYTTPVVYLYLDRLRLWAKRRRGGTAAVPAE encoded by the coding sequence TTGAACCTCTCCGAACCCTTCATCCGCCGCCCGGTCGCGACGACGCTGCTGACCGTCGGCCTGCTTCTCGCCGGCCTGTTCGCCTATGTGCGCCTGCCGGTGGCGCCGCTGCCGCAGGTCGATTTTCCCGTCATCCTCGTCCAGGCGCAGATGGCCGGCGCTTCGCCGGAGACCATGGCGACCACGGTCGCCGCGCCGCTGGAGCGGCGGCTCGGGGCCATCGCCGACGTCAACGAGATGACCTCGACGAGTTCCACGGGCACCGTGCGGATCGTCCTGCTGTTCGGCCTCAATCGCGACATCGACGGCGCCGCCCGCGACGTCCAGGCGGCGATCAACGCCGCGCGGGCCGATCTGCCGACCTCGCTGCGCACCAACCCGACCTACCGCAAGTTCAACCCGGCCGACGCGCCGATCCTGATCCTGGGCCTCACCTCCGACACCCTGACCCCGGGCCAGCTCTACGATTCCGCCGCCACGGTCGTGCAGCAGCGCATGAGTCAGGTCGAGGGTGTCGGCAACGTCGATATCGGCGGCTCGTCCCTGCCGGCGGTCAGGGTCGAGCTCGATCCGACCGCCTTGTTCCACTACGGCATCGGCCTCGAAGGCATCCGCGCGGGCCTCGCCTCCGCCAACGCCAACTCGCCCAAGGGCGACATCGTGGCGGGGGCGCGCCGCTATCAGCTCTACGCCAACGACCAGGGCCGGCAGGCCTCCGACTATCGCGACATCGTCGTGGCCTACCGCAACGGCGCCGCCGTGCGGCTGGCCGACGTCGGCGAGGTGGTCGATTCGGTCGAGGACAAGCGCAACCTCGGCCTCGTCGACGGCAAGCCGGGGGTGATCCTGTTCATCTACAAGCAGCCCGGTTCCAACGTGGTCGAGACGGTGGAGCGGGTCCGCGCGGCGATCCCGCAGGTGAAGGCGGCTCTGCCCGGCGACATCGACCTCAACATCTCCGGCGACCGCTCCGCCACGATCCGCGCCTCGCTCGCCACCACCGAGGAGACGCTGCTGATCGCCGTCGGCCTCGTCGTCTTCGTGGTGTTCATCTTCCTGCGCTCGTGGCGGGCCACCCTGATCCCGGCGGTCGCGGTGCCGATCTCGATCATCGGCACCTTCGCGGCGATGTGGCTGCTCGGCTACTCCCTCGACATCCTGTCGCTGATGGCGCTCATCATCGCCACCGGCTTCGTCGTGGACGACGCCATCGTCGTGCTCGAAAACATCCAGCGCCACATCGAGGCCGGCACGCCGCGGGTCGAGGCGGCGCTGCTCGGCGCCCGCGAGGTCGGCTTCACCGTGGTCTCGATGAGCCTGTCGCTCATCGCCGTGTTCCTGCCGATCCTGCTGATGGGCGGCATCGTCGGCCGCCTGTTCCAGGAATTCGCGGTCACGCTGTCGCTGGCGATCCTCGTCTCGCTGGTGCTGTCGCTGACGACGACGCCGATGATGTGCGCGCTCCTGCTCAAGCCCGAGGCGCAGATATATGGGGGCAAGCGCCCCAACATCCTGCTCCGCATCCTGGAGGGCGGGTTCGACGCTCTGCTCGCCGGCTACGAGCGGACCCTGCGCATCGCGCTCCACCATCGCCGCCTGACGGCGCTCAGCGTGTTCGCGGCGATCGGGCTCACGGTCTACGGCTACGTCATCGTGCCGAAGGGCTTCTTCCCCGATCAGGACACCGGCCAGCTCATGGGCGGCATCCAGGCCGACCAGCGCATCTCGTTCCAGTCGATGAAGGACAAGCTGGAGCGGGCCAGCGCCATCGTGCAGGCGGACCCGGCGGTGGAGAGCATCGTCGGCTTCACCGGCGGACGGGGGACGAACTCGGCCAACGTCTTCGTCGGGCTCAAGCCGCTGGGCAAACGCGATTCCATCGAGACCGTGATGGGCCGCCTGCGGCCCAAGCTCGCGCAGGTGGCGGGTGCGCGCCTGTTCCTGTTCCCGCGCCAGGACCTGAAGATGGGCGGGCGCCAGAGCTTCGCCCAGTATCAGTACACGCTCCAGGGCGACACGGCGGAAGAGCTCTACGCCGCCTCGCCGAAGCTGCTCCAGGCGTTGCAGAAGCGCACCGACATCTTCGCCGACGTGACCTCCGACCAGCAGGAGGGCGGCCTGGAAAGCCGCCTCGTCATCGATCGGCCGACCGCCTTCCGCTACGGCATCACGCCCGACCAGATCGACAACACCCTCTACGACGCCTTCGGGCAGCGGCAGGTCTCGACGATCTACAACCCGCTCAACCAGTACCACGTGGTGATGGAGATCGCGCCGCGATACCTGCAGAACCCGGAGGTGCTGAAGACGATCTACGTCTCGACCACGGGGGGCAGGGCGCGGGGCTCGGCCACGACCAACGCGGTGGCCGGCACGGTCTCGGGCGGCGGGACCACGACGGGCTCGACCGCCTCGGTCTCCGGCACCGCCGCCACCGACACGGCGGCGAGCCTCGCCGCGGATTCCGCGCGCAACGCCGCCGCGAACGCCATCGCCGCGAGCTGGGGCGGCGCTTCGTCGAGCGCGCCGGTGTCGAGCGCCAAGGAGACCATGGTCCCGCTCTCGGCCTTCGCGCATTTCGAGACCGGCAACGCGCCCGTTCAGGTCTCGCACCAGGGCCTGTTCGTGGCGACCACGATCTCGTTCAACCTCGTGCCGGGCAAGAGCCTCAGCGACGCCACCGCCGTGATCGACCGGACCATGCTCGACCTGCAACTGCCGCAGACCATCCACGGCGAGTTCGCGGGCGCGGCCAAGAGCTATCAGGAATCGGCCTCGCGCCAGCCGCTGCTGATCCTCGCGGCGCTCCTCGCCGTCTACGCCGTGCTCGGCATCCTCTACGAGAGCTACGTGCACCCGGTCACGATCCTCTCGACGCTGCCCTCGGCCGGCATCGGCGCCATCGTCGCGCTGCTCGCCACCGGCACCGAGTTCACCATCATCGCCCTGATCGCGGTGTTCCTGCTGATCGGCATCGTGAAGAAGAACGCGATCCTGATGATCGACTTCGCCCTCGATGCCGAGCGGAGCCGGGGCCTGGCGCCGGGCGAGGCGATCTTCGAGGCCTGCATCCTGCGCTTCCGCCCGATCATGATGACGACGCTGGCCGCCCTGCTCGGCGCGGCGCCCCTCATCATCGCGGGCGGCGAGGGCGCGGAGCTGCGCCGGCCGCTGGGCACCGCCATCGTCGGTGGGTTGATCGTCAGCCAGATCCTGACCCTCTACACGACACCGGTCGTCTACCTGTATCTCGACCGTCTCCGGCTCTGGGCGAAGCGTCGCCGGGGCGGAACCGCGGCGGTGCCGGCCGAGTGA
- a CDS encoding thiamine pyrophosphate-binding protein → MTVAKLESLAERRGADVLVEVLRSEGVAYVFGNPGTTELPLIDALTDAPDIAYVLALQEASAVAMADGYAQGARRPGFLNLHTAGGLGHGMGNLLNAQISGTPLVVTAGQQDSRHVITDPLLFGDLTTIAGPTVKWAREVTHADQLPILLRRAFHDCAAAPSGPVFLSLPMDVMEATTDAPLGEISTIDHHAVAGSLDRLADHLAGIAPGRLALIAGDEVDASDASAQAVRLADLLAAPVYGSSWPAHIPFPTAHPLWMGNLPTKASAIAEILGRYDAVFALGGKSLITVLYTEGSAVPPGTAVFQLSADARDLGRTYATQLSTVGNVRASLDALLPLLETRAAPRAEAYASLRGAAVEAYDARRAALEARADAAFADPVIHPLVAAREIARAVGSDVAIVDEAPATLGHLRTILHSTWTRQYASIRGGVLGWGMPASVGFSLGLDRSPVVCIVGDGAAMYSPQALWTAAHERLPVTFVVINNAEYNILKQFMKSQTHYASVRANRFIAMDLTEPRIDFLALAASMGVPARRVERAADVAGAVEAGIRSGRPNLVEVVVSAA, encoded by the coding sequence ATGACGGTCGCGAAACTCGAATCCCTGGCCGAGCGCCGGGGCGCCGACGTGCTGGTCGAGGTGCTGCGCTCGGAAGGCGTGGCTTACGTCTTCGGCAATCCCGGCACGACCGAGCTGCCGCTGATCGACGCGCTGACGGACGCGCCCGACATCGCCTACGTGCTGGCGTTGCAGGAGGCGAGCGCGGTCGCCATGGCCGACGGCTACGCGCAAGGGGCGCGCCGGCCGGGCTTCCTCAACCTGCACACCGCCGGCGGGCTCGGCCACGGCATGGGCAACCTGCTCAACGCCCAGATCTCCGGCACGCCGCTGGTGGTGACGGCGGGCCAGCAGGATTCGCGGCACGTCATCACCGACCCGCTGCTGTTCGGCGACCTGACCACCATCGCGGGCCCGACCGTGAAATGGGCCCGCGAGGTGACCCATGCCGACCAGCTTCCGATCCTGCTGCGCCGCGCCTTCCACGACTGCGCCGCGGCGCCGTCCGGCCCGGTCTTCCTGTCCCTGCCGATGGACGTGATGGAGGCCACGACCGACGCGCCATTGGGCGAGATCTCGACCATCGACCACCACGCCGTGGCCGGCTCCCTCGACCGGCTGGCGGACCACCTCGCGGGCATCGCGCCGGGGCGCCTCGCCCTGATCGCCGGCGACGAGGTCGATGCCAGCGACGCCTCGGCCCAGGCGGTGCGGCTCGCCGACCTCCTGGCGGCGCCGGTCTACGGCTCGTCCTGGCCGGCGCACATTCCGTTCCCGACCGCGCACCCGCTCTGGATGGGCAACCTGCCGACCAAGGCGAGCGCCATCGCCGAGATCCTGGGCCGCTACGACGCGGTGTTCGCGCTCGGCGGCAAGTCGCTCATCACGGTGCTCTACACCGAGGGCTCGGCCGTCCCGCCGGGGACGGCGGTGTTCCAGCTCTCGGCGGATGCGCGCGACCTCGGCCGCACCTACGCGACGCAGCTCTCCACGGTCGGCAACGTCCGCGCCTCCCTCGACGCGCTGCTGCCGCTGCTCGAAACGAGGGCCGCTCCCCGCGCCGAGGCCTATGCCTCCCTGCGGGGCGCGGCGGTGGAGGCCTACGATGCGCGCCGGGCCGCCCTGGAGGCCAGGGCCGACGCCGCCTTCGCCGATCCGGTGATCCATCCCCTCGTCGCCGCCCGCGAGATCGCCCGCGCGGTCGGCTCCGATGTCGCCATCGTCGACGAGGCGCCCGCGACGCTGGGCCATCTGCGCACCATCCTGCACAGCACCTGGACGCGCCAGTACGCCTCGATCCGCGGCGGGGTGCTGGGCTGGGGCATGCCGGCCTCGGTCGGCTTCTCCCTCGGACTCGACCGGTCGCCCGTGGTCTGCATCGTCGGCGACGGCGCGGCGATGTACTCGCCCCAGGCGCTGTGGACCGCGGCGCACGAGCGGTTGCCGGTGACCTTCGTGGTGATCAACAACGCCGAGTACAACATCCTCAAGCAGTTCATGAAATCGCAGACGCACTACGCCTCGGTGCGGGCGAACCGCTTCATCGCCATGGACCTCACCGAGCCGCGCATCGACTTCCTGGCATTGGCCGCCTCCATGGGCGTGCCCGCCCGGCGCGTCGAACGGGCCGCGGACGTCGCCGGGGCGGTCGAAGCGGGCATCCGTTCGGGGCGGCCGAACCTCGTGGAAGTGGTCGTCAGCGCGGCGTGA
- a CDS encoding DCC1-like thiol-disulfide oxidoreductase family protein, with product MTTLAPRPMPPTLVFDTACVLCAGSVRFVLAHERDDRLHFMGAWSREGLDLAGAHGFTAEDLNGTFLLVADGRALTGSDAALGVARHLRAPWRWLRVLGVVPKPLRDRAYGLMARHRYRWFGRREDCARVPPDQRHRFHGVRPADLPPRSN from the coding sequence GTGACGACCTTGGCCCCGCGGCCGATGCCGCCGACCCTCGTCTTCGACACCGCTTGCGTGCTCTGCGCCGGGTCGGTGCGCTTCGTGCTCGCGCACGAGCGCGACGACCGCCTGCATTTCATGGGCGCGTGGTCGCGGGAGGGGCTCGACCTCGCCGGGGCGCACGGCTTCACGGCGGAGGACCTGAACGGCACCTTCCTGCTCGTCGCGGATGGGCGGGCGTTGACGGGCTCGGATGCCGCCCTCGGTGTGGCGCGGCATCTCCGGGCACCCTGGCGCTGGCTCAGGGTCCTCGGGGTCGTTCCCAAGCCGCTGCGGGACCGCGCCTACGGCCTCATGGCGCGGCACCGCTACCGCTGGTTCGGCCGCCGCGAGGACTGCGCCCGGGTGCCGCCGGATCAGCGGCACCGCTTCCACGGCGTGCGGCCGGCCGATCTGCCGCCTCGGTCGAATTGA
- a CDS encoding efflux transporter outer membrane subunit, whose protein sequence is MTFLKVALAAALGLSTSGCLVGPDYSRPSVETPLAFKQGGMREDSLAYVQAQKGWRPAVPNDAVERGDWWRVFNDPTLDRLIRSIDVDNQNLRAQIAVYDQARALVAQARAALFPTVIGAPGITRSRALGVERTTVSLQGQASWELDLFGGIRRQIESDVASAQASAADLALVRLSVQAELATAYLQLRYQDSLKRVLEENVEGFRRSLAIAENQYAAGVAARSDVITAQTQLQTTQASLIAVDLQRATFEHAVAILTGRPPSEFKLPFSPLPVRSPAVPVGIPSDLLERRPDIAQSERLVQAQSEQIGVAVAAFYPTVTLSASGGISGATSNGVFSAANRVWSIAANGSQVFFDGGARAAVLQAARAAYEAAVANYRQTVLTAFGEVENGLAGVRILARQQAKQDEAVASARRAVEIALNEYRAGTQNYTTVVTAQALQINNEVTALQIRLNRFTTAVALIRALGGGWDARSLPTGEELKGPRLPIDGGSAVRTDE, encoded by the coding sequence GTGACATTCTTGAAAGTCGCTTTGGCAGCGGCGCTGGGCCTGTCCACCTCCGGCTGCCTCGTCGGTCCCGACTATTCGCGCCCCTCGGTCGAGACGCCGCTCGCCTTCAAGCAGGGCGGAATGCGTGAGGACAGCCTCGCCTACGTCCAGGCGCAGAAGGGCTGGCGTCCGGCTGTTCCCAACGATGCGGTCGAGCGCGGCGACTGGTGGCGGGTCTTCAACGATCCGACCCTCGACCGGCTGATCCGCTCCATCGACGTCGACAACCAGAACCTCCGTGCCCAGATCGCGGTGTACGATCAGGCCCGTGCCCTGGTGGCGCAGGCCCGCGCCGCCCTGTTCCCGACGGTGATCGGCGCGCCGGGCATCACCCGCTCGCGGGCGCTGGGGGTCGAGCGCACCACCGTCTCGCTCCAGGGGCAGGCGAGTTGGGAGCTCGACCTGTTCGGCGGCATCCGCCGCCAGATCGAGAGCGACGTGGCCTCCGCCCAGGCTTCCGCCGCCGACCTCGCCCTGGTGCGCCTCAGCGTGCAGGCCGAACTGGCGACCGCCTATCTCCAACTGCGCTACCAGGATTCGCTGAAGCGGGTGCTGGAGGAGAACGTCGAGGGCTTCAGGCGCAGCCTCGCGATCGCCGAGAACCAGTACGCGGCCGGCGTCGCGGCGCGCTCCGACGTCATCACCGCGCAGACGCAGCTCCAGACCACCCAGGCCTCCCTGATCGCCGTCGATCTGCAGCGGGCGACCTTCGAGCACGCGGTGGCGATCCTCACCGGCCGCCCGCCCTCCGAGTTCAAGCTGCCGTTCTCGCCGCTGCCGGTGCGGTCCCCGGCGGTGCCGGTCGGCATCCCCTCCGACCTGCTGGAGCGCCGCCCCGACATCGCCCAGTCCGAGCGTCTGGTTCAGGCGCAGAGCGAGCAGATCGGCGTGGCGGTGGCCGCCTTCTATCCGACGGTGACGCTCTCGGCCTCGGGCGGCATCTCGGGCGCGACCAGCAACGGCGTGTTCTCGGCCGCCAACCGCGTCTGGTCGATCGCCGCCAACGGCTCTCAGGTGTTCTTCGACGGCGGCGCCCGCGCGGCGGTGCTGCAAGCGGCCCGCGCCGCCTACGAGGCGGCCGTCGCCAACTATCGCCAGACGGTGCTCACCGCCTTCGGCGAGGTCGAGAACGGTCTGGCCGGCGTGCGCATCCTCGCCCGGCAGCAGGCGAAGCAGGACGAGGCGGTGGCCTCGGCCCGCCGCGCCGTCGAGATCGCGCTCAACGAGTATCGGGCCGGCACGCAGAACTACACCACCGTGGTCACCGCCCAGGCCTTGCAGATCAACAACGAGGTCACCGCGCTCCAGATCCGCCTGAACCGTTTCACCACCGCCGTGGCGCTGATCCGGGCCCTCGGCGGCGGCTGGGATGCCCGCTCGCTGCCGACCGGCGAGGAGCTGAAGGGGCCGCGCCTGCCGATCGACGGCGGCTCGGCCGTCCGCACGGACGAGTGA
- the leuB gene encoding 3-isopropylmalate dehydrogenase — MTTYKLLLLPGDGIGPEVMAEVEKVVGWLKRAGLADFETERDLVGGSAIDAHGRPLADETLARADAADAILLGAVGGPKWNGVSYDIRPEAGLLRLRRDLGLFANLRPAICYPALADASALKRELVEGLDIMIVRELTGGVYFGEPKEITTLEDGSKRAVDTQVYTTAEIERIAHVAFDLARKRSGRVASAEKNNVMKTGVLWKEVVTRVHAEHYAQVELEHVLADNCAMQLVRRPKQFDVLVTDNLFGDVLSDVAAMLTGSLGMLPSASLGATDARGTRKALYEPVHGSAPDIAGKGCANPIAMVGSLAMGLRYSFGLGEAADLVEGAITRALAAGARTRDIAGEGQTPIGTAEMGDAILRELEAQAG, encoded by the coding sequence ATGACCACCTACAAGCTCCTGCTCCTGCCCGGCGACGGCATCGGCCCCGAGGTGATGGCCGAGGTCGAGAAGGTCGTCGGCTGGCTCAAGCGCGCCGGCCTCGCCGACTTCGAGACCGAGCGCGACCTCGTCGGCGGTTCGGCCATCGACGCGCACGGCAGGCCGCTCGCCGACGAGACGCTCGCCCGCGCCGACGCGGCGGACGCGATCCTGCTCGGCGCGGTCGGCGGTCCGAAGTGGAACGGCGTGTCCTACGACATCCGCCCCGAGGCCGGCCTGCTGCGCCTGCGCCGGGATCTGGGTCTCTTCGCCAACCTGCGCCCGGCGATCTGCTACCCGGCGCTCGCCGACGCCTCGGCCCTCAAGCGCGAGCTGGTCGAGGGCCTCGACATCATGATCGTGCGCGAGCTGACCGGCGGCGTCTATTTCGGCGAGCCGAAGGAGATCACCACGCTTGAGGACGGCTCGAAGCGGGCGGTCGACACCCAGGTCTACACCACCGCCGAGATCGAGCGGATCGCGCACGTGGCCTTCGACCTCGCCCGCAAGCGCTCGGGCCGGGTCGCCTCGGCCGAGAAGAACAACGTGATGAAGACCGGCGTCCTGTGGAAGGAGGTCGTCACCCGCGTCCATGCCGAGCACTATGCCCAGGTCGAACTGGAGCACGTGCTCGCCGACAACTGCGCCATGCAACTGGTGCGGCGTCCGAAGCAGTTCGACGTGCTGGTGACCGACAACCTGTTCGGCGACGTGCTCTCGGACGTGGCGGCGATGCTGACGGGCTCGCTCGGCATGCTGCCCTCCGCCTCGCTCGGCGCGACCGACGCGCGCGGCACCCGCAAGGCGCTCTACGAGCCGGTCCACGGTTCGGCGCCCGACATCGCCGGCAAGGGCTGCGCCAACCCGATCGCGATGGTCGGCTCGCTCGCCATGGGCCTGCGCTACTCCTTCGGGCTGGGCGAGGCCGCCGACCTCGTGGAGGGCGCGATCACCCGGGCGCTCGCCGCGGGCGCCCGGACCCGCGACATCGCCGGCGAGGGCCAAACCCCGATCGGCACCGCCGAGATGGGCGACGCCATCCTGCGCGAGCTGGAGGCGCAGGCGGGCTGA
- the zwf gene encoding glucose-6-phosphate dehydrogenase has translation MPDAPVHDTPETPQAPPCTLVIFGAGGDLTKRLLMPALYNLAGGGLLAEGFSVLGVDHNPLTDEGWRDDLTETMDSFTKDPSAEFHAETIDPRPWGFIRDRLHVMQGDFSEASTFEDLAGRVSGNVVFYLAVAARFFGPVVEGLGKAGLLKEKDDAFRRVVIEKPFGSDLESARALNRTILAQGDESQFYRIDHFLGKETVQSLLAIRFANAMLEPIWRRDHVDHVEVTAAETIGVEERGRFYEPTGALRDMVPNHLFQLLTMVAMEPPAAFDAETVRDAKTELVKAIRPVAPENAVRGQYAAGRADGKDVPAYRDEPDVAEASRTETYVSLKLEIENERWSGVPFYLRTGKRMAGRRTEIAVHFKPAPFTLFRGADGGDLARNVMRLRIDPEPGSATRINVKRPGPQMHLAPVETGFRYGDFFDPAPTVGYETLLYDCMTGDTTLFQRADSIEASWAAVEPLLRAWKDAPVSFYAAGSPGPKEADDLLARDGRAWLPLGEG, from the coding sequence ATGCCCGACGCTCCTGTCCACGACACCCCCGAAACGCCGCAGGCCCCGCCCTGCACCCTGGTGATCTTCGGCGCGGGCGGCGACCTGACCAAGCGACTGCTGATGCCCGCCCTCTACAACCTCGCGGGCGGCGGGCTCCTGGCCGAGGGCTTCTCCGTGCTCGGCGTCGACCACAACCCGCTGACCGACGAGGGCTGGCGCGACGACCTGACCGAGACGATGGACTCCTTCACCAAGGATCCGTCCGCCGAATTCCACGCCGAGACGATCGATCCGCGGCCCTGGGGCTTCATCCGCGACCGGCTGCACGTGATGCAGGGCGACTTTTCCGAGGCGTCCACCTTCGAGGATCTCGCGGGCCGCGTCAGCGGCAACGTCGTGTTCTATCTCGCGGTCGCCGCCCGCTTCTTCGGTCCCGTGGTGGAGGGGCTCGGCAAGGCGGGTCTCCTCAAGGAGAAGGACGACGCCTTCCGCCGCGTCGTCATCGAGAAGCCGTTCGGCTCGGACCTCGAATCGGCCAGGGCCCTCAACCGGACGATCCTGGCGCAGGGTGACGAGAGCCAGTTCTACCGGATCGACCATTTCCTCGGGAAGGAGACGGTCCAGAGCCTTTTGGCGATCCGCTTCGCCAACGCGATGCTGGAGCCGATCTGGCGGCGCGACCATGTCGATCACGTCGAGGTCACCGCCGCCGAGACGATCGGCGTCGAGGAGCGCGGCCGCTTCTACGAGCCGACCGGAGCGCTACGGGACATGGTGCCCAACCACCTGTTCCAGCTTCTCACCATGGTGGCGATGGAGCCGCCGGCCGCCTTCGACGCCGAGACCGTGCGCGACGCCAAGACCGAGCTGGTCAAGGCGATCCGCCCTGTCGCACCCGAGAACGCGGTGCGCGGCCAGTACGCCGCGGGACGCGCGGACGGGAAGGACGTGCCGGCCTACCGTGACGAGCCGGACGTGGCAGAGGCTTCGCGGACCGAAACCTATGTCTCCCTCAAGCTCGAGATCGAGAACGAGCGCTGGAGCGGCGTGCCGTTCTACCTGCGCACCGGCAAGCGGATGGCCGGGCGGCGCACGGAGATCGCGGTGCACTTCAAGCCGGCGCCCTTCACGCTGTTCCGCGGGGCGGATGGCGGCGACCTCGCCCGGAACGTCATGCGCCTGCGCATCGATCCCGAGCCCGGCTCGGCCACCCGGATCAACGTGAAGCGGCCGGGTCCGCAGATGCATCTCGCCCCGGTCGAGACCGGCTTCCGCTACGGCGATTTCTTCGATCCGGCCCCGACGGTCGGCTACGAGACGCTGCTCTACGATTGCATGACCGGCGACACGACGCTGTTCCAGCGCGCCGACAGCATCGAGGCGAGCTGGGCCGCGGTCGAGCCGCTGCTCCGGGCCTGGAAGGACGCACCGGTCTCGTTCTACGCGGCGGGCAGCCCGGGGCCGAAGGAGGCCGACGATCTGCTCGCCCGGGATGGGCGGGCGTGGCTGCCGCTGGGGGAGGGGTGA